From one Lycium ferocissimum isolate CSIRO_LF1 chromosome 7, AGI_CSIRO_Lferr_CH_V1, whole genome shotgun sequence genomic stretch:
- the LOC132063218 gene encoding uncharacterized protein LOC132063218 isoform X2 translates to MKKTVGIITMARPLSTIFKSTKSHILNPPKPTNFESLKPTNLKVCSSSNPIIASSSKSRNSQLSSSESSPNNSEFNNSRKCNKKRCLSLWCVYLILSTNAPIKTYVGVTTNFTRRLKQHNGELKGGAKASRSGRPWICACLIRGFKDRSEVPFDCGGKGVSQCRSHRCPRALQNYKCVNSLCV, encoded by the exons ATGAAGAAAACTGTTGGGATCATCACCATGGCTAGACCCTTGTCAACAATCTTCAAATCAACGAAATCCCATATTCTGAATCCACCAAAACCCACAAATTTTGAATCCTTGAAGCCTACAAATCTCAAAGTTTGCTCTTCTTCAAATCCAATAATAGCAAGTTCCAGCAAATCAAGAAATTCACAGCTGTCCTCTTCAGAATCATCACCAAATAACTCTGAATtcaataattcaagaaaatgcAATAAAAAGAGGTGTTTGTCTTTGTGGTGTGTATACCTCATTCTATCCACAAATGCACCAATTAAGACATATGTTGGTGTCACTACCAATTTCACTCGCCG ACTGAAACAACATAATGGTGAACTAAAAGGGGGTGCAAAGGCATCTCGTTCGGGAAGACCATGGATTTGTGCCTGCCTTATTAGAGGATTTAAGGACAGAAGTGAAG TTCCATTTGATTGTGGTGGGAAAGGTGTCAGTCAGTGTAGGAGCCACCGGTGTCCAAGGGCGTTGCAAAACTATAAATGTGTAAATAG CTTGTGCGTTTGA
- the LOC132063218 gene encoding uncharacterized protein LOC132063218 isoform X1, producing MKKTVGIITMARPLSTIFKSTKSHILNPPKPTNFESLKPTNLKVCSSSNPIIASSSKSRNSQLSSSESSPNNSEFNNSRKCNKKRCLSLWCVYLILSTNAPIKTYVGVTTNFTRRLKQHNGELKGGAKASRSGRPWICACLIRGFKDRSEACAFESKWKQVSRKLPRKRKITEEQRPEDNGSFALLQHRHAALDRVQSLIDCTNLNIDWHSNFIY from the exons ATGAAGAAAACTGTTGGGATCATCACCATGGCTAGACCCTTGTCAACAATCTTCAAATCAACGAAATCCCATATTCTGAATCCACCAAAACCCACAAATTTTGAATCCTTGAAGCCTACAAATCTCAAAGTTTGCTCTTCTTCAAATCCAATAATAGCAAGTTCCAGCAAATCAAGAAATTCACAGCTGTCCTCTTCAGAATCATCACCAAATAACTCTGAATtcaataattcaagaaaatgcAATAAAAAGAGGTGTTTGTCTTTGTGGTGTGTATACCTCATTCTATCCACAAATGCACCAATTAAGACATATGTTGGTGTCACTACCAATTTCACTCGCCG ACTGAAACAACATAATGGTGAACTAAAAGGGGGTGCAAAGGCATCTCGTTCGGGAAGACCATGGATTTGTGCCTGCCTTATTAGAGGATTTAAGGACAGAAGTGAAG CTTGTGCGTTTGAATCGAAATGGAAGCAAGTATCAAGAAAGCTGCCCCGTAAAAGGAAGATTACTGAGGAGCAGAGGCCAGAAGACAATGGATCTTTTGCATTATTGCAGCATAGACATGCAGCTCTGGATCGCGTTCAAAGTTTGATAGACTGCACTAACTTAAATATTGATTGGCATTCTAATTTTATATATTGA